The proteins below are encoded in one region of Hordeum vulgare subsp. vulgare chromosome 3H, MorexV3_pseudomolecules_assembly, whole genome shotgun sequence:
- the LOC123442811 gene encoding zinc finger protein 511 has protein sequence MQPNPAEAMEVSAPPEGEAPKDAGPWLGFWEVSRRRLTPDDPFFAAGDMERELLAKHVALDLSDDDRYQLEKMDVASVSTVCCPIAGCGAHLDCLEDFEDHYSTRHTASCSVCSRVYPTSRLLSIHISEAHDSFFQAKVARGFPMYECLVEGCGVKSKTYKSRQQHLVDTHQFPNSFEFFKRAQPSQRHRQKYHRRQTAYKGEETRDTVMDVDGKNPRQSKSRYRPRQGDHKEPKENEHDGKESKENEHDRKEPRENENHQKEAKESDMEVEQKIDELSSAVSRLSTADSVPSSVTFGHRRARGLTFVPRSIRQNKQASQPEAN, from the exons ATGCAGCCGAATCCCGCCGAGGCCATGGAGGTCTCCGCGCCGCCAGAGGGCGAGGCGCCCAAAGATGCGGGGCCGTGGCTAGGGTTCTGGGAGGTGTCGCGGCGGCGGTTGACCCCCGACGACCCCTTCTTCGCCGCCGGCGACATGGAGCGCGAGCTACTCGCGAAGCAC GTTGCTCTGGATCTCTCGGATGATGACAGGTACCAACTTGAGAAGATGGATGTGGCGAGCGTCAG CACGGTGTGTTGTCCTATTGCTGGTTGTGGTGCCCATCTAGATTGTTTGGAGGACTTTGAAGACCACTACAGCACTCGGCATACTGCTTCTTGCTCTGTATGTTCAAGAGTGTACCCAACATCAAGGCTGCTGAGTATTCATATTTCTGAGGCGCATGATTCCTTCTTCCAAGCAAAAGTCGCTCGTGGTTTTCCGATG TACGAATGTTTGGTGGAGGGTTGTGGGGTGAAGTCGAAGACGTACAAAAGTCGGCAGCAGCATCTTGTTGATACGCATCAATTTCCTAACTCATTTGAATTCTTCAAAAGGGCACAACCTTCCCAGCGGCACCGTCAGAAGTATCATCGAAGGCAAACTGCTTATAAGGGGGAAGAGACAAGGGATACTGTCATGGACGTTGATGGAAAGAACCCAAGGCAATCGAAATCGAGATATCGACCGAGGCAAGGCGATCATAAGGAGCCGAAAGAAAATGAACATGATGGCAAGGAGTCGAAAGAAAATGAACATGACCGCAAGGAGCCGAGAGAAAATGAAAATCACCAGAAGGAGGCCAAGGAGAGCGACATGGAGGTGGAACAGAAGATTGATGAACTCTCCTCGGCTGTATCACGGCTGAGTACTGCAGATTCGGTGCCCTCGAGCGTAACCTTTGGCCATCGTCGTGCTCGTGGTCTTACTTTTGTCCCAAGGTCTATTAGGCAGAACAAGCAGGCCTCTCAGCCAGAAGCAAATTGA